GTCAAACAAGTAACCGCAGAAGTCCCACCAACCCCCCATCTTTTATTCATTTTCCGTTTCTTTGAATACCCCCGCATATATCTCGCATAGTACCGTTAAATAGTTTAATTGCGCGCGTGTCTGGCGTTATTTTTTAGGGGATGGACGTGCACATCGACCGGTTTACTTTACGCTAACCAACAACATCGTAGATTATAAACCATCACGGGGTGCCTGGCAACGATCAGACTTTATTTTATGGGAACCATTTGGATACGTGGAGCACCGCGCGCGCCTATGCACGAGCATGTGTGCGCGCATATGTTGTAGCTGTATGGATTATTGGGAGCGCGTGTGTTGACTTGGCTGAGGGGGGATATAGGCGAGGCACTGTTGCTGTTTACCGTATAGCTTTCTCACAGTGGGCGTGTCAGTATTTACGACGCGACTTACTTGAAATAAACAACACTTGTTACTTTTTAAACAACCTTTTGGATACGTAAACGTATGTTTTGTGGTAGGACATCGCGAAATTGGGTGCGTTGGCACGAGTTTGCGTTAACAGTTGTCCCATCAACTGAAATAGAAGCTCGTGCGGTACATAATGTGCCGAACTGTACAAACGTGACATCATCGCGTAAATCCGTTTCATTTTATTCCCCTCGAGAAGTTGCAgtgtttacatttgatgtgaAACGCAAATACACTTGGCAGGAATGTAAACTGACCTGTATGTGTCCTTAGGTGGGCTTTGAGATGGGACGATTTGCCATAAACTTTTTCGCAACCTGAATAGTGGCATTTGTGCTTTTTCTGCGGGGGTTCCTGTTCAATTCGACCCCTAAATCGTTTGCCCCTTTGTTTAAGGGCAGAGTCGGCGGTGATGGTGGTAGGTGTGGCAGAGTTCCCATCATCTCGGGTTAGGGCTGGTGCCTGTGCCATGCCCTCTTCCTTTATTTTTGCCTGCTCGGCAAAATTGGCGGGGGTCTGCTGATTGAAATCCGCCAAAATCCTGGCCACCACAAAGAGAGAGGAGTTGTCTTTCAGATGCTCCTTGGTGTCTTCGTTTCTCTGTGCAGCCGCAGTTTCGGGCTTGATCTCTCTATGAACAATTGCTTGGCTGGACATTGACATAAGGCACTCTGCTGCGAAGCGATCCATTTCGTTGAGGGAAAAATGCCCGGTGTTTCTTTATGACATTCAGACCCCGAGACACCACACCGTTCAACTCAGTAGATCCCTTTGTGTGATGCTGACGAGGTAGCTCTCATAAGCAAACTCACTTTGCACTTATCTTACCGGCTTTTCGGCAACACTGGCATCCTGCGTGTAATTCATGCGAGATCGAGCCGCGAACGCGCAACTCCGACTGCTTTCTTTCTTTAGAGATAAGTTTCCGGTGATGTGAGTGCTGAAAACTTGTCTTGATTCAATGTAAAAACTCCCATCGTGGCTGTAGTCCTCACAGCGTTAAAGTGACAGTATGCCGTGCGCCGATTAGAGCTGATTGTATCCATGCTGGGGGCGTGGCGGCCGGTAGCGTTTGGCAACGTCGTCAGAGCGGCTGCGCGATCATTGGATGGCGACGTGTCCCAGAGTGCGGTACCTCACTTGCACCCACAAACTTTTACAAAGTATAGAGGAAGTTTGCTTAGCACCAGACACATAAATAAGATTTACTTTAATACATGTCTGAGGATACAGTTTAGTTTATAAAATTTCCATCTTAAATGAAACAATACTTTAGTATAGCATAGCCTACTTTTATAATAGTCCTGCAAAGTACTACACTTTGAAATGTTTACTGCAGTAGTATTAACTATAGTGAAGAGATAAACTGTAA
The DNA window shown above is from Paramisgurnus dabryanus chromosome 23, PD_genome_1.1, whole genome shotgun sequence and carries:
- the klf13 gene encoding Krueppel-like factor 13; amino-acid sequence: MDRFAAECLMSMSSQAIVHREIKPETAAAQRNEDTKEHLKDNSSLFVVARILADFNQQTPANFAEQAKIKEEGMAQAPALTRDDGNSATPTTITADSALKQRGKRFRGRIEQEPPQKKHKCHYSGCEKVYGKSSHLKAHLRTHTGERPFPCTWPDCSKKFARSDELARHYRTHTGEKKFGCPLCDKRFMRSDHLMKHARRHSDFQPAMLKRQHGGGNAAVSSITRPGSLSDYSRSDASSPTLSPALSPANSP